Proteins co-encoded in one Scomber scombrus chromosome 14, fScoSco1.1, whole genome shotgun sequence genomic window:
- the slc7a1a gene encoding high affinity cationic amino acid transporter 1 — protein MALLVRFWKQLLRVKVVDCNSDESRLSRCLNTFDLVALGVGSTLGAGVYVLAGAVARENSGPAIVLSFLIAASASVLAGLCYAEFGARVPKTGSAYLYSYVTVGELWAFITGWNLILSYIIGTSSVARAWSATFDELVGKRIEQFCKEYMPMNAPGILAAYPDMFAVVIIITLTGLLAFGVKESAMVNKVFTCINVLVLLFMVVSGLVKGTLKNWHIDPEEILHENNISTSSLNFTDTLPSKESLGVGGFMPFGFTGVLSGAATCFYAFVGFDCIATTGEEVKNPQRAIPIGIVSSLLICFVAYFGVSAALTLMMPYYLLDSNSPLPVAFKYVGWGGAKYAVAVGSLCALSTSLLGAMFPMPRVIWAMADDGLLFKFMAEISPRTKTPLTATLTSGIGAAIMAFLFDLKDLVDLMSIGTLLAYTLVAACVLVLRYQPAQPSLGYEMANNQDEVEMSDGISAPSMDILPGMEERFSFNTLMFPDNPEPSVLSGFTVNICASLLGLLILAFSILAVQGGMAMWNIVALSVIFMACLLLTFIVWRQPQSKTKLSFKVPLLPFIPVISMFVNVYLMMQLDKGTWIRFSIWMAIGFLIYFCYGIHNSAEANAAHSVPDTEMNGFKRDHDSEAMSAEKEAFLHNSIEVREDEDGDL, from the exons ATGGCGCTGCTTGTGCGTTTCTGGAAGCAGTTGTTGAGGGTGAAAGTGGTGGACTGTAACTCAGACGAATCACGACTGTCCCGATGCCTCAACACTTTTGACCTGGTGGCCCTGGGCGTGGGCAGCACGCTGGGGGCTGGCGTCTATGTGCTAGCTGGTGCTGTTGCACGTGAGAATTCAG GTCCTGCTATTGTGCTGTCTTTCCTGATAGCAGCATCAGCCTCGGTGTTGGCTGGCTTGTGCTATGCTGAATTTGGAGCCCGTGTTCCCAAGACAGGCTCAGCTTATCTGTACTCCTATGTGACTGTAGGGGAACTCTGGGCCTTCATCACTGGATGGAACCTCATCCTCTCCTATATCATAG GTACCTCCAGTGTGGCCCGCGCATGGAGTGCAACCTTCGACGAGTTGGTCGGGAAGCGCATAGAACAATTCTGTAAAGAGTACATGCCTATGAATGCACCAGGTATACTAGCAGCATATCCAGACATGTTCGCTGTAGTCATCATAATCACCCTTACAG GTCTGCTGGCATTTGGGGTCAAAGAGTCGGCAATGGTGAACAAGGTTTTCACATGCATCAACGTCCTAGTCTTGTTGTTCATGGTTGTGTCCGGCCTGGTAAAAGGAACTTTGAAGAATTGGCACATAGACCCCGAAGAGATCCTACATGAGAACAATATCAGTACCTCCAGCCTCAA TTTTACAGACACTTTACCATCCAAAGAAAGTTTAGGAGTGGGTGGCTTCATGCCATTCGGTTTCACAGGCGTCCTTTCGGGAGCTGCTACCTGCTTTTATGCTTTTGTAGGATTTGACTGCATCGCCACCACAG GTGAAGAGGTGAAGAACCCCCAGAGAGCCATCCCTATTGGCATCGTGTCCTCACTGCTCATCTGCTTCGTAGCATACTTCGGTGTTTCTGCTGCTCTCACCCTAATGATGCCATACTACCTGCTGGACAGCAACAGCCCTCTGCCTGTAGCTTTTAAATATGTGGGCTGGGGAGGAGCCAAATATGCTGTGGCTGTAGGCTCTCTTTGCGCTCTGTCCACTAG CCTACTGGGTGCTATGTTCCCTATGCCCCGTGTGATCTGGGCTATGGCTGACGATGGGCTGCTTTTCAAGTTCATGGCCGAGATCAGCCCCCGCACCAAAACCCCGCTAACTGCAACCCTCACCTCTGGCATAGGGGCAG CTATCATGGCATTTCTGTTCGACCTCAAGGACCTGGTGGACCTGATGTCAATAGGGACTCTGCTGGCCTACACATTAGTGGCTGCTTGTGTCCTGGTGCTCAG GTACCAGCCCGCGCAGCCAAGTCTAGGATACGAGATGGCCAATAACCAGGATGAGGTGGAAATGAGCGACGGAATCAGTGCCCCAAGTATGGACATCCTGCCCGGTATGGAGGAGAGGTTCAGCTTCAACACCCTGATGTTCCCGGACAACCCTGAGCCGTCTGTACTGTCGGGCTTCACTGTCAACATCTGTGCCTCTCTCCTGG GACTGTTGATCCTAGCCTTCAGTATACTGGCAGTGCAGGGGGGCATGGCTATGTGGAATATCGTAGCCCTTAGTGTCATCTTCATGGCATGTCTTCTCCTCACCTTTATCGTCTGGAGACAGCCTCAGAGCAAGACAAAACTCTCCTTCAAG GTTCCACTGCTACCCTTCATTCCAGTGATCAGCATGTTCGTCAATGTCTACCTGATGATGCAGTTGGATAAAGGCACTTGGATACGATTTTCAATCTGGATGGCCATAG gTTTCCTGATCTACTTCTGCTACGGTATTCATAACAGCGCCGAGGCTAATGCGGCCCACTCGGTTCCAGACACAGAGATGAATGGCTTCAAGCGCGACCACGATTCAGAGGCCATGTCGGCAGAAAAGGAGGCTTTCCTTCACAACAGCATTGAGGTCAGGGAAGATGAAGACGGAGATTTGTAG